The following are encoded together in the Lathyrus oleraceus cultivar Zhongwan6 chromosome 3, CAAS_Psat_ZW6_1.0, whole genome shotgun sequence genome:
- the LOC127130453 gene encoding uncharacterized protein LOC127130453 gives MASPPENSDETFPSADLAGELNPGKNREVEVDPISSEVAATKEMKEEVAATEKKKEIEKKECLDKLKSAIIISGIVVAVVGAAFAITKKLREK, from the exons ATGGCAAGTCCACCTGAAAATTCCGACGAAACGTTTCCGTCTGCCGATCTTGCCGGAGAATTGAATCCTGGAAAAAATAGGGAGGTTGAAGTTGATCCTATATCTTCTGAGGTTGCTGCCACCAAGGAAATGAAG GAGGAAGTTGCAGCCACAGAGAAGAAAAAGGAAATAGAAAAGAAGGAATGCTTGGATAAATTAAAATCAGCGATTATAATTTCAGGCATAGTTGTGGCTGTGGTGGGAGCAGCATTTGCAATAACCAAGAAACTAAGAGAGAAGTGA